A genomic region of Caulobacter vibrioides contains the following coding sequences:
- a CDS encoding ribonuclease T2, translating to MESPMKTVPAAILAAALTLTTAAAEAYSLQACAVPKDVTPAPTEIPPPDEIHRNVPIAAYLLALYWSPEACRAGIPESDKAIQCEANRFGFTVHGLWPNGPDRVHPRYCRSSPPMRVKTVKANLCMTPSPWLLQHEWQAHGTCNWKTPEAYFKKTRQIRDRLNVPDLDPGADGTMTAGEIRQAFIARNPGVPAQGLNVRIKQGRLTEVWVCMDLKFKWAACRGGNGPADAVVAAVTPKRG from the coding sequence CTGGAGTCGCCGATGAAGACCGTCCCCGCCGCCATCCTGGCCGCCGCCCTGACCCTTACGACCGCCGCTGCGGAGGCCTACAGCCTCCAGGCGTGCGCCGTGCCCAAGGACGTCACGCCCGCGCCGACCGAGATCCCGCCGCCCGACGAGATCCATCGCAACGTGCCGATCGCGGCCTATCTGCTGGCGCTCTACTGGTCGCCCGAGGCCTGCCGCGCCGGCATCCCGGAGTCGGACAAGGCGATCCAGTGCGAGGCCAACCGCTTCGGCTTCACGGTCCACGGCCTGTGGCCCAACGGGCCCGACCGGGTGCATCCGCGCTATTGCCGCTCGAGTCCGCCGATGCGGGTCAAGACGGTGAAGGCCAATCTGTGCATGACCCCGTCGCCCTGGCTGCTGCAGCACGAGTGGCAGGCGCACGGGACCTGCAACTGGAAGACGCCTGAAGCCTATTTCAAGAAAACCCGCCAGATCCGCGATCGGCTCAATGTGCCAGACCTTGATCCCGGCGCTGACGGGACCATGACCGCCGGCGAGATCCGCCAGGCCTTCATCGCCCGCAACCCGGGCGTCCCCGCCCAGGGCCTGAACGTCCGGATCAAGCAGGGCCGCCTGACCGAAGTCTGGGTCTGCATGGACCTGAAGTTCAAGTGGGCGGCCTGCCGGGGCGGTAACGGACCGGCGGATGCTGTGGTGGCGGCGGTGACGCCTAAGCGGGGATAA